From the genome of Acidobacteriota bacterium, one region includes:
- a CDS encoding LCP family protein, whose translation MSRTKKVLLGFLLVAITMVFGAVGFILWADAKIDKIPASELTSLRPVVENEPRTLLLVGSDSREDLPEDWEDNFGNFSGKRTDVIMIAQINKDGTGQLISLPRDLKVDIPGRGVNKINAAFVFGGPDLLIQTIQSNFAISINNYIEIDFGGFGRIVDSLGGIEITFDYPARDRKSGLNVEAGTQRLDGEMALAYARSRFYQEKQNGKWVSVRGSDIGRTGRQQEVLLTMFKQATRVGSAFNLPGFVGTFAEQITADEGVTPGVLLELGRAGLSLNADQLEMRTLPVEIANQNGVSYVITIEPAASELLAAFRAGTPFPPE comes from the coding sequence ATGTCTCGCACGAAGAAGGTACTCCTCGGGTTTCTCCTCGTCGCCATCACGATGGTGTTCGGCGCGGTCGGGTTTATCTTGTGGGCGGATGCGAAGATCGACAAGATCCCGGCATCGGAGTTGACATCGCTCCGGCCGGTCGTCGAGAACGAGCCACGAACGCTGCTGCTCGTTGGCAGCGACTCCCGCGAGGATCTCCCCGAGGATTGGGAAGACAACTTCGGCAACTTCTCCGGCAAACGCACCGACGTGATCATGATCGCCCAGATCAACAAGGACGGCACCGGCCAGTTGATTTCGCTTCCTCGAGATCTGAAGGTCGACATTCCCGGCCGAGGGGTGAACAAAATCAATGCCGCCTTCGTGTTTGGCGGTCCAGATCTGCTGATCCAAACAATCCAGAGCAACTTCGCCATTTCGATCAACAACTACATTGAGATCGACTTCGGCGGATTCGGGCGCATCGTCGATTCGCTCGGCGGCATTGAAATCACCTTCGATTACCCCGCTCGCGACAGGAAATCTGGCCTCAACGTCGAAGCTGGGACACAGCGGCTTGACGGTGAGATGGCGCTCGCATACGCACGATCCCGCTTTTACCAGGAAAAACAGAACGGCAAGTGGGTAAGCGTTCGCGGCAGCGATATCGGCCGCACGGGTCGCCAACAGGAAGTACTTTTGACCATGTTCAAACAGGCGACGAGGGTTGGTTCGGCATTCAACCTGCCGGGTTTCGTCGGCACGTTCGCAGAGCAGATCACAGCAGATGAAGGGGTGACACCAGGCGTGCTACTCGAGCTTGGTCGGGCTGGCCTATCGCTCAACGCCGACCAACTAGAAATGCGAACCTTACCCGTAGAAATCGCCAACCAGAACGGCGTGTCGTATGTGATCACTATCGAGCCAGCCGCTTCGGAGTTGTTGGCAGCGTTCAGGGCAGGGACCCCGTTCCCGCCCGAATAG
- a CDS encoding ABC transporter ATP-binding protein, with the protein MMHGSSFGAFMRQDDSQSPPPIDRALLRRVLTYATPYRPQLVVVLITIFVISTLTLGPPLLMRTLIDTAIPKENLSLVTWLGLGMVAIPLINGVVGVLQRRATAQMGEGIIFDLRGQLFDHLQSMSLGFYTNTKTGELMSRLNSDVIGAQQAVTATFVSLVANTFTVIVTSIIMLRLEWRLTLLAISILPAFIYASRKVGVRLREVRRLQMVNNATMNAIMQETLSVSGALLVKLFGRATYESDRFSNSAAHVRDLGVRQAVIGRWFFMALGLLSALGTAVTFWLGAVFVINGAITIGTVVALSAYLGLLYGPLTALANARVEFTTSMVSFERVFEVLDLPLDVPLPVDPVDLENVAGLVEFRDVSFAYQATAGAGLESVARFGWGDSGQTDDILRQRSSALTLQDVSFVIHPGQTVALVGPSGAGKTTMTYLVPRLYDVVSGAVLIDGIDVRNISPRTLSQAVGVVTQETYLFHDTIEANLRYAKPSATLDEMRAAADAANILDYIDSLPDGFATRVGERGYRLSGGEKQRVAIARVILKNPSILILDEATSHLDSQSEALVQDALERVMRDRTSLVIAHRLSTIVNADAILVVDNGRIQETGTHEELLAQSGLYATLFEKQFRDVSADGADRADATERADAADR; encoded by the coding sequence ATGATGCACGGAAGTTCCTTCGGCGCGTTCATGCGCCAAGATGATTCTCAGTCACCTCCACCGATCGACCGTGCATTGCTCAGGCGCGTACTGACTTACGCGACTCCGTACCGGCCTCAGCTTGTCGTCGTTCTCATAACCATCTTCGTGATCTCGACGTTGACGCTCGGCCCACCGCTGCTCATGCGGACGTTGATCGACACGGCCATTCCCAAGGAGAACCTCAGCTTGGTGACATGGTTGGGCCTCGGCATGGTCGCGATCCCGTTGATCAATGGAGTGGTCGGCGTTCTCCAGCGGCGGGCAACAGCGCAGATGGGCGAGGGCATCATCTTCGACCTGAGAGGGCAGCTGTTCGACCATCTCCAGTCGATGTCGCTCGGGTTCTACACGAACACAAAGACCGGTGAGCTGATGAGCCGCCTGAACTCCGACGTGATCGGCGCCCAGCAGGCCGTCACTGCGACGTTCGTGTCGTTGGTGGCAAACACTTTCACCGTCATTGTGACGTCAATCATCATGCTGAGACTCGAATGGCGCCTCACGCTGCTGGCAATTTCGATACTGCCGGCGTTCATCTACGCATCGCGTAAGGTCGGCGTCCGACTGCGGGAAGTGCGTCGACTCCAGATGGTGAACAACGCGACCATGAACGCGATTATGCAGGAGACCCTGTCGGTTTCTGGGGCGCTGCTGGTCAAGTTGTTTGGTAGGGCGACCTACGAATCGGACCGTTTTAGTAACTCTGCTGCCCATGTGCGCGATCTCGGTGTTCGTCAGGCAGTGATCGGAAGATGGTTCTTCATGGCGCTCGGGCTGCTCTCGGCACTTGGTACGGCAGTGACCTTCTGGCTTGGCGCCGTATTTGTCATCAACGGTGCCATCACTATCGGTACGGTTGTCGCACTCAGCGCGTACCTCGGCTTGCTCTACGGTCCGCTCACCGCGCTTGCAAACGCCAGGGTTGAGTTCACGACTTCGATGGTTTCGTTCGAGCGCGTGTTCGAGGTGCTTGACCTACCGCTCGATGTGCCTCTGCCGGTCGACCCAGTGGACCTGGAGAACGTTGCCGGCTTGGTCGAGTTCCGCGACGTCTCGTTTGCTTACCAGGCGACTGCTGGTGCCGGTCTTGAGTCTGTGGCACGGTTTGGTTGGGGAGACAGCGGACAAACCGACGACATCCTCCGGCAGCGCTCGTCTGCGTTGACCCTCCAGGATGTGTCCTTCGTCATCCACCCTGGGCAGACCGTCGCCCTCGTTGGGCCGTCGGGCGCTGGCAAGACGACGATGACGTACCTGGTGCCGAGGTTGTATGACGTAGTCAGCGGGGCCGTGTTGATCGACGGTATCGACGTTCGCAACATCTCTCCCCGCACGCTGTCTCAGGCAGTAGGCGTCGTCACTCAAGAGACGTATTTGTTCCATGACACAATCGAGGCGAACCTCAGATACGCGAAGCCATCAGCAACCCTTGACGAGATGCGTGCTGCGGCCGACGCGGCGAACATACTCGACTACATCGATTCGTTACCTGACGGTTTCGCAACCAGGGTCGGCGAGCGCGGATATCGACTCTCCGGCGGCGAAAAACAGCGCGTCGCCATTGCGAGAGTGATCTTGAAGAACCCGTCGATTCTGATCCTCGACGAGGCGACCTCGCATCTCGATTCGCAGTCTGAGGCGCTCGTGCAAGACGCGTTGGAGCGCGTGATGCGGGACCGCACGTCGCTTGTCATTGCCCATCGCCTGTCGACCATTGTGAACGCCGACGCCATCCTCGTCGTCGACAACGGGCGCATACAAGAGACCGGGACTCACGAAGAGCTGCTTGCCCAATCGGGACTGTATGCCACCTTGTTCGAGAAACAGTTCAGGGACGTTTCGGCTGATGGAGCGGACAGGGCTGACGCCACAGAGCGGGCCGACGCCGCTGACAGATAG
- a CDS encoding SDR family oxidoreductase yields the protein MDTGLAGKGVLVTGGAGGIGTEIVRAFAQEGAKVVVHYHTSRDAAVELAAEIDGVALGADLTDEAEADALIPAAVEALGRLDVVCANAGWWPGDDTPIWEMDLERWRTTIDANLTTTFLTARAFFRHLVTTRTGSLILTASTAGQFGEAGHSDYAAAKGALQSGLLLSLKNEAARIGDGVRVNAINPGWIVTPRKEGSITQDHVEWATATMSLKKLGRPQDVATAAVMLASDTISGHVSGQVITVAGGMEGRIIQ from the coding sequence ATGGATACGGGACTTGCAGGCAAGGGAGTGTTGGTCACCGGTGGCGCCGGCGGCATCGGTACTGAGATCGTGCGTGCTTTTGCGCAGGAGGGCGCCAAGGTTGTGGTCCACTACCACACCTCTCGGGACGCAGCTGTGGAGCTCGCAGCCGAGATCGATGGTGTCGCCCTTGGTGCCGATCTGACCGACGAGGCCGAGGCGGACGCGCTCATACCCGCCGCCGTCGAAGCTCTTGGTCGGCTTGACGTTGTGTGTGCCAACGCCGGGTGGTGGCCTGGCGATGACACGCCCATTTGGGAAATGGACCTTGAGCGGTGGCGCACCACCATCGACGCCAATCTCACGACAACCTTCCTTACGGCGCGGGCCTTTTTTCGCCACCTCGTGACCACAAGAACAGGTTCGCTGATCTTGACGGCGTCGACCGCCGGACAGTTCGGCGAAGCAGGTCACTCGGACTACGCGGCTGCCAAAGGCGCCCTCCAGTCAGGGCTTTTGCTGTCTCTCAAGAACGAGGCTGCCCGTATCGGAGATGGCGTGCGGGTGAACGCGATCAACCCGGGATGGATCGTTACTCCGCGCAAGGAAGGATCGATCACACAGGACCACGTTGAGTGGGCAACCGCAACTATGTCGCTCAAAAAACTGGGGAGACCTCAGGATGTTGCTACCGCTGCTGTGATGCTTGCGTCGGACACCATCTCAGGGCACGTCTCGGGTCAGGTGATCACGGTGGCCGGCGGTATGGAGGGGAGGATCATTCAATGA
- a CDS encoding propionyl-CoA synthetase, translated as MTDSFHATYRRSLDHPEEFWAEAAQDIDWTKPWHTVLDRQATPAARWFVGGEMNTCYNALDRHVERGRAEQAALIYDSAVRGVVETYTYASLLDRVARFAGVLVARGVGKGDRVIIYMPMIPQAVIAMLACARIGAVHSVVFGGFAAGELAVRIDDCEPKAIVSASCGIEVDRIIEYKPLLDRAIEMATHKPDHCVIYQRDMLTADMQSGRDLDWEEEMSMAAPHDCVPVAATDPLYILYTSGTTGQPKGIVRDNGGHAVALKWSMQNVYDVSPGEVWWAASDVGWVVGHSYIVYAPLMHGCTSVLYEGKPVGTPDAGAFWRVIADHGVVSMFTAPTAIRVIRQHDPDASLLADHDLSRLRSLFLAGERLDPATLAWSEEKLGVPVIDHWWQTETGWAIAATSLGIDSSPVKPGSPGRPVPGWEVAVLGPNGAELPAGEIGALCVKLPMPPSSFPTLWNAEQRFVETYLSGFAGFYETADAGFIDDTGYVFVMARTDDIINVAGHRLSTGALEEVLMSHPLVAECAVIGVADDLKGQLPIGLLVLQVGVDQNTEDVVSDVVAAVREQIGPVAAFKSTAVVKRLPKTRSGKILRGTIAKIANDEAWKMPATVDDPAIFDEITEALGTIGYPHR; from the coding sequence ATGACCGACTCATTCCATGCCACATACAGGCGATCATTGGACCATCCTGAAGAGTTCTGGGCAGAAGCGGCACAAGACATTGACTGGACCAAACCGTGGCACACGGTGCTTGACCGCCAGGCAACACCGGCCGCTCGGTGGTTCGTCGGGGGAGAGATGAACACGTGTTACAACGCGCTCGACCGGCACGTCGAGCGTGGTCGAGCCGAGCAAGCCGCCCTGATCTACGACAGTGCAGTCAGGGGCGTGGTCGAAACGTACACCTACGCCAGTCTTCTCGATCGCGTCGCACGGTTCGCCGGAGTTCTCGTCGCTCGCGGTGTCGGCAAGGGTGATCGAGTCATCATCTACATGCCGATGATTCCCCAAGCGGTCATTGCAATGTTGGCGTGCGCGAGGATCGGCGCTGTCCACTCTGTCGTGTTCGGCGGGTTCGCCGCAGGTGAGCTCGCTGTGCGCATCGACGACTGTGAGCCGAAGGCCATCGTTTCGGCTTCGTGCGGTATCGAGGTCGATCGGATAATCGAGTACAAGCCCCTTCTCGATCGGGCGATTGAGATGGCGACGCACAAACCCGATCATTGTGTCATCTATCAGCGCGACATGTTGACAGCCGACATGCAGTCGGGTCGAGACCTCGACTGGGAGGAGGAGATGTCGATGGCGGCACCGCACGACTGCGTTCCGGTCGCGGCCACCGACCCGCTGTACATCCTCTACACGTCGGGGACAACGGGACAGCCGAAGGGGATCGTTCGAGACAACGGTGGCCACGCCGTTGCCCTGAAGTGGTCGATGCAGAACGTCTACGACGTGAGTCCCGGAGAGGTGTGGTGGGCGGCATCCGATGTCGGTTGGGTCGTAGGTCACTCCTACATTGTTTACGCCCCCCTCATGCACGGCTGCACATCGGTGCTTTACGAAGGTAAGCCGGTCGGAACGCCGGATGCCGGTGCGTTCTGGAGAGTCATTGCAGACCACGGTGTCGTGAGCATGTTCACCGCTCCGACCGCTATCCGAGTGATCCGCCAGCATGACCCGGACGCATCGTTGCTCGCCGACCATGACCTGAGCAGGTTGCGATCACTGTTCTTAGCCGGAGAGCGCCTTGACCCGGCAACGCTCGCCTGGTCAGAGGAGAAGCTGGGCGTTCCGGTAATCGACCATTGGTGGCAAACCGAAACCGGTTGGGCGATTGCAGCGACATCGCTGGGCATAGACAGCTCCCCAGTGAAGCCTGGTTCTCCGGGGCGACCGGTTCCGGGGTGGGAGGTGGCGGTGCTTGGTCCAAACGGTGCTGAACTTCCAGCAGGCGAGATCGGTGCGCTGTGTGTGAAGCTCCCGATGCCTCCGAGTTCGTTTCCGACACTCTGGAATGCGGAGCAACGGTTTGTTGAAACCTACCTCTCCGGGTTCGCGGGATTCTATGAGACTGCCGACGCGGGTTTTATCGACGACACCGGTTACGTCTTTGTCATGGCTCGGACCGACGACATCATCAACGTTGCCGGTCATCGTCTTTCCACCGGTGCTCTCGAAGAGGTGCTCATGTCGCATCCTTTGGTTGCCGAGTGCGCCGTGATCGGTGTCGCGGATGATCTGAAAGGGCAGCTTCCGATCGGGTTGCTGGTTCTCCAGGTCGGTGTCGATCAGAACACCGAAGACGTTGTTAGCGATGTGGTTGCTGCGGTTCGTGAGCAGATCGGTCCGGTCGCGGCGTTCAAGTCGACTGCTGTCGTCAAGCGTCTTCCGAAAACACGGTCTGGCAAGATACTCAGAGGAACGATCGCCAAAATCGCTAATGACGAGGCCTGGAAGATGCCGGCCACGGTCGATGATCCGGCGATCTTCGACGAGATCACCGAAGCGCTGGGCACGATCGGCTACCCACATCGGTAG
- a CDS encoding nucleoside deaminase: protein MDDHGYLSLAIAEARNGLAEGGIPIGAVLVAGGDVLGRGRNRRVQMGSAIRHGETDALEAAGRQPASVYQRATMYTTLSPCDMCTGAILLYGIPRVVIGENTTFVGGESYLRQRGVNVTNLDSAECKQLMADFIAASPELWNEDIGE from the coding sequence ATGGACGATCACGGATATCTCAGTTTGGCAATCGCAGAGGCGCGTAACGGTCTCGCCGAAGGGGGCATCCCCATTGGTGCAGTTCTCGTGGCCGGAGGCGACGTGCTTGGTCGCGGGCGCAACCGCCGTGTGCAGATGGGGTCAGCAATCCGACATGGCGAAACCGATGCCCTTGAAGCCGCGGGACGACAGCCAGCGTCAGTTTACCAACGGGCAACAATGTATACGACACTCTCGCCATGTGACATGTGCACGGGCGCAATTCTGCTGTACGGCATCCCGCGTGTCGTGATCGGAGAGAACACGACGTTTGTTGGCGGCGAGAGTTACCTGCGTCAACGCGGCGTCAACGTGACCAATCTTGACTCCGCAGAATGCAAACAGCTTATGGCCGATTTCATCGCCGCCAGCCCAGAACTGTGGAACGAAGACATTGGTGAGTAA
- a CDS encoding queuosine precursor transporter, whose translation MSSAAKMTVRSAQILALLAAAYVSAQLLADITSLRIVDIGGFAMDGGTLIYPITFTLRDMVHKVAGKRVARTLIFASAAINLVMAGLFWIVTNMNLIPETGPQSELFGDVLGPVWRIVFASIIAEVISELVDTEIYSRWVKNFGERMQWGRVLSSNIVAIPIDSVIFALIAFGGVFSGAVVADIIRTNILIKGIVTLLSIPLIYLVRPGRAVDEEELVDAQM comes from the coding sequence ATGAGTTCGGCAGCCAAGATGACCGTCCGAAGTGCCCAGATCCTGGCGCTTCTTGCCGCCGCCTACGTGTCAGCGCAGCTCCTTGCCGACATCACCAGTCTGCGCATTGTCGACATCGGCGGGTTCGCAATGGACGGAGGCACGCTGATCTATCCGATCACGTTCACCCTTCGCGACATGGTCCACAAGGTCGCCGGTAAGAGAGTCGCACGGACGCTGATCTTTGCCAGTGCAGCGATCAACCTTGTGATGGCTGGGTTGTTCTGGATCGTGACGAACATGAACCTGATCCCGGAAACAGGACCCCAGTCAGAGTTGTTTGGCGACGTGCTCGGACCCGTATGGAGAATCGTGTTTGCATCGATCATTGCCGAGGTGATCTCCGAACTTGTCGACACCGAGATCTACTCCCGCTGGGTGAAGAACTTCGGCGAACGAATGCAATGGGGAAGGGTGCTGTCATCCAACATCGTCGCCATTCCGATCGACTCCGTCATATTTGCGCTCATCGCATTCGGTGGTGTGTTCTCGGGCGCGGTCGTGGCCGACATCATCCGCACAAACATCCTGATCAAAGGCATCGTGACGCTGCTATCCATCCCACTCATCTACCTGGTACGACCCGGCCGCGCAGTAGACGAAGAAGAACTCGTCGACGCCCAGATGTGA
- a CDS encoding aminotransferase class V-fold PLP-dependent enzyme, protein MIDVAAVRADTPGVDHVVHFNNAGASLMPRPVYDKITEVLKEEFLGGGYEAERAHVEEIQAVYTSLARLVNGAVDEIAVVDNATVGWQQAFYGMRFEPGDQVLTTTTEYGANFVAYLQIAQRKGITVDIVPDTETGEMDVTALESMITDRTKLISINHMPTSGGLVNPVAEVGKVARSAGVPFLLDACQTLGQMPIDVEAIGCDMVMGTSRKFLRGPRGVGFLWVRGSMLDRLDPIVLDHHGAKWTSPTSFRPVATARRFEHWESMIAAKIGFGVAVDYALDLGLELIWERVQDLSSELRVRLQETPGVTLHDRGRVQGAIVTFDVAGVDPHVVRDVLKSGGINVSFSTRASSVIDFDRRGITSLVRAAPHYFNTSDEIGTLAEAVGGLVL, encoded by the coding sequence ATGATTGATGTTGCCGCAGTTCGCGCCGACACACCCGGCGTCGACCATGTTGTTCACTTCAACAACGCAGGGGCGTCTCTCATGCCTCGGCCCGTGTATGACAAGATCACTGAGGTTCTCAAGGAGGAGTTTCTCGGGGGTGGGTACGAAGCAGAGCGCGCTCACGTCGAAGAGATCCAAGCTGTCTACACCTCGCTCGCAAGACTCGTCAACGGGGCAGTGGACGAGATCGCGGTCGTCGACAACGCGACTGTCGGGTGGCAGCAGGCGTTCTATGGCATGCGGTTCGAGCCTGGTGATCAGGTGTTAACGACGACCACTGAGTACGGCGCTAATTTTGTGGCCTACCTCCAGATCGCGCAGCGGAAGGGGATTACTGTCGACATTGTTCCTGATACCGAGACCGGCGAGATGGACGTTACCGCGCTGGAATCGATGATCACGGACCGCACCAAGTTGATCTCCATCAACCACATGCCGACGAGCGGTGGCCTCGTCAATCCAGTTGCTGAGGTGGGGAAGGTTGCCCGGAGTGCTGGTGTGCCATTCCTTCTCGATGCGTGTCAGACGCTTGGGCAGATGCCAATTGATGTTGAAGCTATTGGCTGTGACATGGTCATGGGTACGAGTCGTAAGTTTCTGCGCGGTCCGCGTGGTGTCGGATTTCTTTGGGTACGGGGCTCGATGTTGGACAGGCTCGATCCGATCGTGCTCGACCACCATGGCGCTAAATGGACGTCTCCGACGAGTTTCAGACCGGTCGCTACCGCACGACGGTTTGAGCATTGGGAGTCGATGATCGCGGCAAAAATCGGGTTTGGTGTCGCTGTTGATTACGCACTTGATCTTGGACTTGAGTTGATCTGGGAAAGGGTCCAGGACTTGTCGAGCGAATTGCGTGTACGGCTTCAGGAAACTCCTGGTGTGACCCTTCACGACCGTGGTCGGGTACAGGGCGCAATCGTTACATTTGATGTTGCCGGGGTGGATCCGCACGTGGTTCGTGATGTGCTCAAGTCGGGCGGCATCAATGTGTCTTTCAGTACCCGCGCTTCGAGTGTTATCGACTTTGATCGGCGCGGTATCACGTCGCTTGTCCGTGCGGCGCCGCATTACTTCAATACGAGTGACGAAATCGGCACACTTGCCGAGGCGGTTGGCGGTTTGGTGCTCTGA
- a CDS encoding nitroreductase family deazaflavin-dependent oxidoreductase produces the protein MSDFNSDIVNEFRQNAGKVGGMFEGASLLLLHSTGAKSGQSRVHPLMFQQLDKAYAIFASAAGAPSSPAWYHNIVANPDARIEVGTETLPVTARVLSDDERSPIWEKQKADFANFAEYEGMTTRQIPVIVLQPKD, from the coding sequence ATGAGTGACTTCAACAGTGACATTGTCAACGAGTTCCGCCAGAACGCGGGCAAGGTCGGGGGCATGTTCGAAGGAGCGTCGCTGCTGCTCCTCCACAGTACCGGGGCGAAGAGTGGTCAATCTCGCGTTCATCCTCTGATGTTTCAACAGCTCGACAAAGCGTACGCAATTTTTGCGTCGGCCGCTGGCGCACCGAGTAGCCCGGCCTGGTACCACAACATCGTTGCCAATCCCGATGCAAGGATCGAGGTCGGAACCGAGACCCTCCCAGTTACAGCTCGTGTCTTGAGCGACGATGAGCGGTCACCAATCTGGGAGAAGCAGAAGGCGGACTTTGCAAACTTCGCCGAGTATGAGGGAATGACAACTCGCCAGATCCCGGTCATTGTTCTCCAACCAAAGGACTGA
- a CDS encoding DUF4032 domain-containing protein, whose amino-acid sequence MINTPHIHTRLGHPDFVDLDWATPISEWTHDRLVEMPKGIHRHPVVFVAYSEGVYAIKEMPLHLARHEFKVLRSMEDATRHTARAVGSVERPWVPRDREWSGAVITAYVPHAFPYRDLVSGHGFGNQRDALLDAFAGLLVELHLNGLYWGDCSLSNTLYRWDASLIEAIMIDAETSRVYSRMSRGQRLEDLEIMEMNVAGEMADIAVEQGGDLDDADLTLGNDIAARYHGLWKELTTSLIVTAGDHYRIRERITRLNDLGFAIDDINLIPVDDGANVKIRVKVGGRHHHSQRLRQIAGIDASENQAQVILSDLNYHEVKFGRMSKTGKAVAAIKWRSAIFEPLMLKIVDDLPDQDALQAYSDFLGFRLEEAKRQMRDIPNSEAYDSWQAAGFPGFKSSAVKPTRASQASLGDG is encoded by the coding sequence ATGATCAATACACCGCACATTCACACCAGACTCGGTCATCCTGACTTTGTCGATCTCGATTGGGCGACACCGATCTCTGAGTGGACACATGACCGCCTCGTAGAGATGCCGAAAGGTATTCATCGACACCCCGTCGTCTTCGTTGCATACAGCGAAGGCGTGTACGCAATCAAGGAAATGCCGCTGCATCTCGCCAGACACGAGTTCAAGGTACTTCGCTCGATGGAAGACGCCACCCGCCACACCGCCCGCGCGGTCGGGTCCGTCGAACGCCCCTGGGTCCCGCGGGACCGAGAATGGTCTGGTGCTGTTATCACGGCGTATGTGCCCCACGCCTTCCCGTATCGGGACCTCGTGTCAGGGCACGGATTCGGGAACCAGCGAGACGCGCTCCTCGACGCCTTCGCCGGGCTACTCGTGGAGTTGCACCTCAACGGGTTGTACTGGGGTGACTGCTCGCTCTCGAACACGTTATACCGGTGGGACGCCTCGCTGATCGAAGCGATCATGATCGACGCGGAGACGTCGCGGGTGTATTCGCGGATGTCCAGGGGCCAACGCTTGGAGGATCTGGAGATCATGGAGATGAACGTCGCGGGCGAGATGGCCGACATCGCCGTCGAGCAGGGTGGCGACCTCGACGATGCGGACCTGACCCTCGGGAACGACATCGCTGCTCGCTACCACGGCCTGTGGAAGGAGCTTACGACGTCACTGATCGTCACCGCGGGCGACCACTATCGAATTAGGGAACGCATCACCCGCCTCAACGACCTCGGGTTCGCAATCGACGATATCAATCTGATCCCGGTCGACGATGGAGCAAATGTGAAAATTCGGGTGAAAGTTGGCGGACGTCATCACCACTCCCAGCGGCTTCGGCAAATCGCTGGCATCGACGCTTCCGAAAACCAGGCCCAGGTCATCTTGTCAGACCTCAACTATCACGAAGTCAAATTCGGAAGGATGTCGAAGACTGGCAAGGCGGTCGCAGCGATCAAGTGGCGATCAGCAATATTCGAACCGTTGATGCTGAAAATCGTCGACGACCTACCCGACCAAGATGCGCTCCAGGCCTACAGCGACTTCCTCGGTTTTCGCCTTGAGGAGGCCAAGCGGCAGATGCGCGACATCCCAAACTCGGAGGCATACGACTCGTGGCAGGCGGCGGGATTCCCCGGGTTCAAGAGCTCAGCAGTCAAACCGACTCGGGCGTCACAGGCAAGTCTCGGCGACGGTTGA
- a CDS encoding TIGR03618 family F420-dependent PPOX class oxidoreductase has translation MGVELPQSIKDMVDEKMMVFIATTLDDGASHVTAMWIDRDGDNLLFSTVLGRVKANNLQRDARVSISFVAAGDAYHNVTMQGRVVETDTNGKWLINQLAKKYLDLDEYPWTQEGEVRLNCTVEIDSFSG, from the coding sequence ATGGGTGTAGAGCTTCCTCAGAGCATCAAGGACATGGTCGACGAGAAGATGATGGTCTTCATCGCGACCACGCTTGATGACGGTGCGTCTCACGTCACCGCGATGTGGATTGATCGCGACGGCGACAACCTATTGTTCAGCACTGTGCTCGGCCGGGTGAAGGCCAACAACCTACAACGCGACGCACGGGTCTCGATCAGCTTCGTGGCTGCCGGTGATGCGTATCACAACGTGACGATGCAGGGCCGTGTCGTCGAGACCGATACCAATGGGAAGTGGCTCATCAACCAGCTCGCCAAGAAGTACCTTGATCTCGATGAGTATCCGTGGACGCAAGAGGGCGAGGTTCGGTTGAACTGCACCGTGGAAATTGACTCCTTCAGCGGCTAG